In a genomic window of Tissierellales bacterium:
- a CDS encoding thymidine kinase, with amino-acid sequence MSKLYFRYGAMNCGKSTNLQQVAYNYGERGMKAIILKPSIDSKGGNTVISRLGVQREVDILVPMETDVYTMIREWIEKKGRPDCILVDEVQFMKKEQIDGLFKVAVCLEIPTICYGLRTDFQMNGFEGSERLLLLAHSVEELKTICTCGKKATLNGRKVNGKYVFEGNQVAIDQENDVEYQSLCPSCYFKYKAEYEAEKNGLDSNSVSPCD; translated from the coding sequence ATGAGTAAATTGTATTTTAGATATGGAGCTATGAATTGTGGTAAGTCTACCAACTTACAGCAGGTAGCTTACAATTACGGAGAACGCGGTATGAAGGCTATAATACTAAAACCTTCTATAGATTCTAAAGGAGGGAACACGGTTATATCTAGGCTCGGTGTTCAGCGTGAGGTAGATATACTAGTTCCGATGGAAACAGATGTATATACTATGATTAGAGAGTGGATAGAAAAAAAAGGAAGACCAGATTGCATACTTGTAGATGAAGTTCAATTTATGAAAAAAGAGCAGATTGATGGTCTTTTTAAAGTTGCTGTTTGCTTGGAGATACCAACTATTTGTTATGGTCTTAGAACAGATTTTCAAATGAATGGATTTGAAGGTAGTGAGAGACTTTTACTGCTTGCTCACAGTGTTGAGGAATTGAAAACTATCTGTACTTGTGGCAAGAAAGCTACGTTAAATGGACGAAAAGTAAATGGGAAATATGTATTTGAAGGAAATCAAGTGGCTATAGATCAAGAAAATGATGTAGAGTATCAGTCGCTTTGTCCAAGTTGCTATTTCAAATATAAGGCAGAATACGAGGCAGAAAAAAATGGTCTTGATTCGAATTCGGTTTCACCATGTGATTAA
- the rpmE gene encoding 50S ribosomal protein L31 → MKQGIHPEYKKIQVHCACGNTFETGSVKDELKVEVCSECHPFYTGTQKRVEAGGRIDKFKKKYGMK, encoded by the coding sequence ATGAAACAAGGAATCCATCCAGAATATAAAAAAATTCAGGTACATTGCGCATGCGGAAACACTTTTGAAACTGGTTCAGTTAAAGATGAACTTAAAGTAGAGGTTTGTTCAGAATGTCATCCATTCTACACTGGTACTCAAAAACGTGTTGAGGCTGGCGGACGTATTGATAAATTTAAAAAGAAATATGGCATGAAGTAG
- the rho gene encoding transcription termination factor Rho, whose product MNSEKLKGKKLEDLKVIAKEMGISKVSSYKKAELIEAILNFAEDQKKEEKRAFEKEVKRLPDKIGEELQGTGKVNKAEGILDLHAEGYGFLRCNNYLSSDADIYVSSTQIKKFNLKKGDKVFGIIRPPKQSERFDALLYVEKINGEHPSRATRRPNFEDLIPIYPDDRFHLETERHDLANRIIDLMAPIGRGQRGMIVAPPKAGKTILLKRIASSIEKNYPEVEVIVLLIDERPEEVTDMQRSVKGDVVASTFDEEPRHHAKVAEMVLERAKRLVEHGKDVVILLDSITRLARAYNLVVSPSGRTLSGGLDPGSLHKPKRFFGAARNVEGGGSLTILGTALVETGSRMDDVIFEEFKGTGNMEVKLSRKLSERRIFPAIEILSSGTRKEDLLLSNDELEAVLKIRRSYGSMDTVEASEALLERFKKTSDNAEFVGLILGKKTKK is encoded by the coding sequence ATGAATAGTGAAAAATTAAAGGGAAAGAAACTAGAAGATTTGAAAGTAATTGCTAAAGAAATGGGAATATCTAAAGTTTCTTCCTACAAAAAAGCAGAGCTCATAGAAGCTATATTGAATTTTGCAGAAGATCAAAAAAAAGAAGAAAAACGTGCATTTGAAAAAGAGGTCAAGCGCTTACCAGATAAGATTGGTGAAGAACTTCAGGGAACTGGAAAAGTGAATAAGGCAGAGGGAATATTAGATTTGCATGCGGAAGGGTATGGATTTTTAAGATGTAATAATTACCTGTCAAGTGATGCTGACATCTATGTTTCGTCGACTCAAATTAAGAAATTTAATTTGAAAAAAGGTGATAAGGTTTTTGGAATTATAAGACCACCTAAACAGAGCGAAAGATTCGATGCTTTGCTTTATGTAGAAAAAATTAATGGAGAGCATCCATCAAGAGCTACTAGACGACCGAATTTTGAAGATTTAATTCCTATTTATCCAGATGATAGATTTCATTTAGAAACAGAGAGACATGATTTGGCCAATAGAATTATAGACTTAATGGCTCCTATAGGGCGAGGACAGAGAGGTATGATAGTAGCGCCACCAAAAGCTGGTAAGACTATACTTTTAAAGAGAATAGCGAGTAGTATAGAAAAGAATTATCCAGAGGTTGAGGTCATAGTTTTGTTAATAGATGAAAGACCCGAGGAAGTTACTGATATGCAGAGAAGTGTTAAAGGCGATGTTGTAGCATCTACATTTGATGAGGAACCAAGACATCACGCAAAGGTTGCTGAGATGGTACTAGAGAGAGCAAAAAGGCTTGTAGAGCACGGCAAGGATGTAGTTATATTGCTAGATAGTATTACTAGATTAGCTAGAGCTTACAATTTAGTAGTATCACCAAGTGGTCGTACGCTTTCAGGTGGATTAGACCCAGGATCGCTTCACAAACCAAAACGCTTTTTTGGTGCAGCTAGAAATGTCGAAGGTGGTGGTAGTTTGACAATCTTAGGAACGGCTTTAGTTGAAACTGGAAGCAGAATGGATGATGTTATATTTGAAGAGTTTAAGGGAACTGGGAATATGGAAGTTAAATTATCTAGAAAACTTTCTGAAAGAAGGATATTCCCAGCAATTGAGATATTATCTTCTGGTACTAGAAAAGAGGATTTATTACTTTCGAACGATGAGCTTGAAGCAGTGCTAAAGATAAGACGCAGTTATGGTTCAATGGACACGGTAGAAGCTTCAGAAGCGCTACTTGAAAGGTTCAAGAAAACTAGTGACAATGCGGAGTTTGTAGGTTTAATATTAGGTAAAAAAACTAAGAAATAA
- the prfA gene encoding peptide chain release factor 1 — translation MLKNMDFLQDRFEELTEKIADPNVIANITEWQKLIKEHANLEPIVKKYGEFKQAEEALEENLEMVKIESDEEMVEMLKEEINSLKKSLPELEHEIKLLLIPQDPNDDKNVILEIRAGAGGDEAGIFAGDLFRMYSRFAERNRWKIEIMSMSDTGVGGVKEVIALIKGSGAYSRLKYESGVHRVQRVPATESSGRIHTSTATVAVLPEVDDVEVDVNPNDLKIDVFRASGNGGQCVNTTDSAVRMTHIPTGIVVSMQDEKSQLKNRDKALKILKARLYEKYQSEQQAEIAAERKSQVGSGDRSAKIRTYNFPQGRITDHRINMTVYKLDAFLDGEINEMIDALTTQEQTDKLNHLDDEL, via the coding sequence ATGTTGAAGAATATGGATTTTTTGCAAGATAGATTTGAAGAATTGACAGAAAAAATTGCCGATCCAAATGTTATTGCCAATATTACAGAGTGGCAAAAATTGATTAAAGAGCATGCTAATTTAGAGCCGATTGTTAAAAAATACGGTGAATTTAAGCAGGCGGAAGAAGCGTTAGAAGAAAATCTTGAGATGGTTAAGATTGAAAGTGACGAAGAAATGGTAGAGATGCTTAAGGAAGAAATAAATAGTCTTAAGAAGAGTTTGCCAGAACTAGAGCATGAAATTAAATTATTACTTATACCACAAGATCCTAATGATGATAAAAACGTTATTTTGGAAATCAGAGCAGGAGCAGGTGGAGATGAAGCTGGTATTTTTGCTGGCGATTTGTTCCGTATGTACTCTAGATTTGCAGAGAGAAATAGATGGAAAATCGAGATAATGAGTATGAGCGACACTGGTGTTGGTGGTGTTAAGGAAGTTATAGCACTTATAAAGGGAAGCGGTGCGTATAGCAGACTTAAGTACGAGAGTGGAGTTCACAGAGTTCAGAGAGTTCCGGCGACAGAGTCAAGTGGACGTATACACACATCTACAGCAACAGTAGCTGTACTTCCAGAGGTTGATGATGTGGAAGTTGATGTAAACCCAAATGACTTAAAGATTGATGTGTTCCGTGCATCAGGTAATGGTGGACAATGTGTAAATACTACAGATTCAGCTGTTCGTATGACTCATATTCCAACAGGAATAGTGGTTTCTATGCAAGATGAGAAATCTCAGCTGAAAAATAGAGATAAGGCACTTAAAATACTTAAGGCTAGACTTTATGAGAAGTATCAAAGTGAGCAACAAGCAGAGATTGCTGCTGAGCGTAAGAGCCAGGTAGGATCAGGAGATCGTAGTGCTAAGATTAGAACTTACAATTTCCCACAAGGTAGAATCACAGATCATAGAATTAATATGACTGTTTATAAATTAGACGCGTTTTTAGATGGTGAAATCAATGAGATGATTGATGCACTTACTACGCAGGAGCAAACAGATAAATTAAATCATTTAGATGATGAGCTTTAG
- the prmC gene encoding peptide chain release factor N(5)-glutamine methyltransferase — MNKTINECLSVGEKILIKREYNNPKLESRLLLEHILDCDRLYLMMNGNLEISDEKYREYENLLEDRSTGRPIQYILGHQEFMGLDFKLNDYVLVPRPDTEILVEYVLDWIKVYKLPQKDKIRILDIGTGSGAIILSLAYYVKEMGLNVEAWSVDVNDRAIDIARENALNFEIEDCVNIVKSDVFEGLKEFRASLEDENGKIFDIIVSNPPYIPSEVIEGLQKEVRSFEPQNALDGGVDGLDFYRKITRESTEWIKCGGLLAYEIGHDQGLSVSELLKNNFENIEIKKDYGDRDRVVAGVYRLTK; from the coding sequence GTGAATAAAACTATTAATGAATGTCTAAGTGTTGGTGAAAAAATTTTGATAAAGCGTGAGTACAATAATCCTAAACTAGAGTCTAGATTACTACTTGAACACATTCTAGACTGCGACCGACTGTATCTTATGATGAATGGCAATTTGGAGATTAGTGATGAAAAGTATAGAGAATACGAGAACTTGCTAGAAGATAGAAGCACAGGGAGACCTATTCAATATATACTTGGTCATCAAGAATTTATGGGGCTTGATTTTAAATTAAATGATTATGTTTTAGTTCCTAGACCTGATACAGAAATATTAGTTGAGTATGTATTGGACTGGATAAAGGTTTACAAACTGCCTCAAAAAGATAAGATTAGAATACTTGATATAGGAACGGGATCTGGAGCCATAATTTTGAGCTTAGCGTATTATGTCAAGGAGATGGGGCTCAATGTAGAGGCGTGGTCAGTAGATGTAAATGATAGAGCTATAGATATTGCCCGGGAAAATGCTTTAAACTTCGAGATAGAAGATTGCGTCAATATAGTAAAGAGCGATGTATTTGAAGGGCTAAAAGAATTTAGAGCAAGTTTAGAAGATGAAAATGGTAAAATTTTTGATATAATAGTGTCAAACCCACCATATATACCTAGTGAGGTAATTGAAGGGCTACAGAAAGAGGTGCGTTCTTTTGAACCGCAAAATGCACTTGATGGTGGAGTTGATGGACTGGACTTTTATAGAAAAATAACGAGAGAGTCGACAGAGTGGATTAAGTGTGGCGGATTATTGGCATATGAAATAGGACATGATCAGGGATTAAGTGTTTCGGAATTACTAAAAAATAATTTTGAAAATATTGAGATTAAGAAGGATTATGGTGATAGAGACAGAGTTGTGGCCGGAGTGTATAGATTGACAAAGTAG